In one window of Pirellulales bacterium DNA:
- a CDS encoding restriction endonuclease subunit S codes for MTTTIRDQAAVRCWKRYPEYRPITHRWLTSAPTTWAVKKVSWLFHATGSGTTPNTGDQSYFGGDIPWVNTGDLNDGWLDDIQKSVTETAIIDHSALKVYPAGTLLIALYGATIGKLGIVSRPAVTNQACFAMARPKGVDVRYVLYWFLGNRERIVAMSYGGGQPDVSGELIRNLRINVPPLSEQCCIAAFLDRETATIDALVAQKERLIALLEEKRRAVISHAVTRGLDPAAPLKDSGSPFWGPIPDHWTMTKLRYLVPDERQVMYGIVLPGPHVDDGIPIVKGGNCEEGRLRLEFMSRTSKEIEAGYARSRLQEGDIVYAIRGSIGAAQIVPAELSGANLTQDAARIARHPGVNVRWLLYAVRSMPFFAKLEAGALGATIQGINIRDLKRADLPCPGMGEQEQIARFLDRQCCQTDSLIQRVADGIAHLHEYRAALISAAVTGQIDVRGEV; via the coding sequence ATGACAACCACGATACGCGATCAGGCCGCTGTTCGCTGCTGGAAGCGATATCCGGAATATCGACCAATAACGCATCGGTGGCTTACCTCGGCCCCCACGACTTGGGCCGTAAAGAAGGTTTCTTGGTTGTTCCACGCTACCGGTAGCGGGACGACACCCAACACCGGCGATCAGTCGTATTTTGGCGGGGATATTCCGTGGGTTAATACCGGCGACCTCAACGACGGGTGGCTTGATGACATACAGAAGTCAGTCACCGAAACAGCGATAATAGATCATTCCGCATTGAAGGTTTATCCAGCCGGAACATTGCTAATTGCCCTTTACGGGGCGACGATAGGCAAACTCGGCATCGTATCGAGGCCAGCAGTTACTAATCAGGCTTGCTTCGCGATGGCTCGGCCCAAGGGAGTGGATGTTCGCTATGTGCTTTATTGGTTCCTCGGCAATCGTGAAAGAATCGTCGCGATGTCGTATGGTGGTGGCCAGCCGGACGTTAGCGGAGAGTTGATTCGCAACCTCCGAATCAACGTACCGCCGCTATCGGAACAATGCTGCATCGCGGCGTTCCTCGACCGCGAGACTGCAACCATCGACGCCCTTGTCGCGCAAAAGGAGCGGCTGATTGCACTGCTGGAAGAGAAGCGGCGGGCGGTCATCAGCCACGCCGTCACGCGCGGCCTCGACCCCGCCGCGCCGCTTAAAGATTCCGGCTCTCCTTTTTGGGGACCGATTCCTGATCACTGGACCATGACTAAGCTCCGATACCTGGTCCCCGACGAGCGCCAGGTAATGTATGGGATCGTGCTTCCTGGTCCGCACGTTGACGACGGCATCCCAATCGTTAAAGGTGGGAACTGTGAGGAGGGCCGTTTACGACTTGAGTTTATGAGCCGAACATCCAAGGAGATTGAAGCTGGCTACGCACGATCCCGCCTCCAGGAAGGTGACATTGTTTACGCCATTCGAGGGAGCATTGGCGCCGCACAAATTGTCCCGGCCGAGCTAAGCGGAGCGAATCTTACTCAAGACGCGGCGCGAATTGCTCGGCACCCTGGCGTAAATGTGCGCTGGCTCCTCTACGCTGTTCGCTCGATGCCTTTTTTTGCCAAGCTTGAAGCCGGTGCGCTTGGGGCGACGATTCAGGGAATTAACATCCGCGACTTGAAGCGCGCGGACCTCCCGTGTCCGGGAATGGGCGAACAGGAGCAAATCGCGCGTTTCCTCGACCGGCAATGCTGCCAAACTGACTCACTCATCCAGCGAGTCGCGGACGGCATTGCGCACCTGCACGAGTACCGCGCCGCCCTGATTTCCGCCGCCGTCACGGGGCAAATCGACGTGCGAGGCGAGGTATGA